ACTCGCCCAGCCGCTGTCCGAGATAGTAACCATCCCAAAAGCCTCTGTTGAAAACCTCCCGTAGCCGTTCGTCCCACTGCACTATCCGAGCCTCATCGTAAGTGCCCGCACAGACAGCGTCTATAGCCTCGCGGTAGCACTGCACCACCGTAGAGACATACTCCGGGCCACGAGCGCGACCCTCTATCTTAAAGACCGTGACACCCGCCAGCATCATCTTATTGATGAAGTGGATCGTCTTCAGATCCTTAGGCGACATAATGTTTGGGTGCGTCACCTCTAGCTCGACCCCCTGACGATCATCGTAGACGCGGTAGCCACGGCGACAGATCTGTGCACAGCTACCCCGATTGGCACTCGTATCTTGATGGTGCAGACTCAGATAGCACTTGCCCGAGACCGCCATGCAGAGCGCCCCGTGGGCAAACATCTCTATCTCCACCAGCCGTCCCGACGGCCCGACGATATGCTCCTCCGCTATCTTACGTCTGATCTCTGCCACCTGATCTAGATTCAGCTCACGAGCCAAGACCACCACATCGGCAAACTGTGCGTAGAAGCGCAAAGCCTCCCAGTTGCTAATGTTGAGCTGTGTAGAGAGATGCACCTCCAGCCCCAGGCGATGCGCCTCCATCAGGGTCGCCACATCGGCAGCGATCACCGCCGTAATCTGTGCCTGCTGCGCATGGTAGAGGATCTCGCGAAGTAGCGTCAGGTCCTCATCGTAGATGATCGTATTGACCGTCAGGTAGCTCTTCACACCACTCCTCCGGCAGGTCTCCACGATACGGTAGAGGTCATCTGTCGTAAAGTTGTAGGCAGACTTAGCCCGCATGTTGAGCGCCTCAATGCCAAAGTATATGCTATTCGCTCCAGCACGTATCGCAGCACTCAAGCTCTCATACGACCCCACAGGAGCCATCACCTCATAGCGGCTAGGGTCACGCAGCTCCTCGGGGAGCGTCACCAACTCACGCTTTATGATCGAGTCGGTCGTCTCTATTCTCTCTGCACGTTCATTCATAGGGACAAAGATACAAACTTACCCTCAAGCGACCGCATCCGTCGATCCACACGCTAGTACTTCAGTTTGCCAAAAAGCGTACATTTGTACCCCACCCTATCCATTGCTTACGCTCCCAAATGACGCACGACCTATGATTTCGCGTATCTATACAAAACAATCATCGATCCTACTCACTAGCCTAATCTTATGTATCATAGCTCTCTGCACTCCTACCACGATGCAGGGGCAGCAGAGCGACCACGTCTGCGACAGTACTCAGATGCGCTGCGGCTTAGTACTCAGTGGCGGTGGAGCTAAGGGACTAGCACACATCGCGCTCCTCGAGCTGATCGACTCACTGCAGATACAGGTGGACTACCTCTCTGGCACCTCTATGGGTGCCGTCGTGGGCGGTCTCTACGCGACGGGCTACAGTGCTGCCGAGATCAAAGAGATGGTGCGTCAGGAAGACTGGGGGCGTGTCTTGAGCAATCGTCTACCTTATGACAAGGTAGATATGTGTGAGAAGGAGGACTACGGGACTTACACCCTAGAGTTTCCCATCCGTCGAGGTGTCCCTAAGATTCCCTCTTCACTTATTGAGGGGCAGTACCTGATGGAGGTGCTGATGCGCTACACCTTCCCCGTGCGGCATATCAAAGAGTATAACCAGATGCCTATACCGCTACAGCTCGTAGCTTCAGATGCTGGGAGTGGCGGAGCCTACGTGATGACCTCTGGGTCGTTACCACTCTCTATACGAGCTAGTCTAGCGATCCCCGCCGTCTTCGCACCCGCCATTGTCGATGGCAAGCTCCTAGTCGATGGCGGTCTCGATCGCAACTTTCCCGTCGAGGAGGTGCGTGCTATGGGAGCAACCTTCGTCATCGGCAGCTATACGGGAGCTAGATTGCGAAATGCGGAGGAGCTAGAGCACAGCTCTATCGGTGTCATCCAGCAGTCTTATGCACTCCTGACCAAAAAGGAGGTAGAGCGTCAGGTAAGTCAAGTAGACGTAATGCTAGACTTCTCTCAAGCACTCAGAGACTACACCTCGGCAGACTTTAGTCAGCGTGATCGGATCATAGCCCTCGCTGAGGCAGAGGCTCACAAGCTCTTGCCTCAGCTCATCGCGCTTAAGGCGCAGCAAGTCGCACAGGGCATCAACTATCAGAAGCGACAGCTCGTCACGGTCTCCATCCCGATCCAGCAGGTCAAGATCACGGATCAGTGGGGTGCGCCCCTAGAGCAAGCCGAGACGGAGTTCATTCGTAGCGTGATCGGGGAGGATCTCTCGCTCCTCGACTCCGTAGACCTCCTCCAGCAGCGCATCGACATGCTCATGGGCTACAACCGCTATGCGCAGGTATACTATACCTATGAGTCAGACTCGACTGCCACGGGGAGCAACGAGGTGAACACACTACACTTCTTTGTCAAAAAGAAGCCACAAGCGCTCCTCCGCGTCGGAGCTTACTACGACCCTTACGAGTCTGCAAACATCATCCTCAACACCTCACTCAGAGACCTACTCCTATCTAACTCACACCTCTCAGCCAAGCTCGCCATATCTCAGTACCCCAAGCTGCGGGCTAGCTACTACAAGTGGTTTGACGATAGCTACTCCTACTGGGTCAGTCCCTACATCTCCCTACGTCTGGATCGCAATGACGACCTCCATCTACGCTACCTCTCGCAGATAGAGAACCATACCGAGGCAACCTTCTATCAGGGCTCCATAGCCACTGGCTTGAAGATGGGCTATGCCCTGTCACCTCAGTCTGAGATAACACTCGGCGTCCAGTACGGATTGATGTATCTGTGGCAACCGCAGACGCCCTTTGCCCATGAGACGACAGGAGCAGCACAGGCGGCCAACCTTGAGCCAATACCCTTCAACTACTTCAACCAGCTCATGCAGGCTAACAAGCGACCTAAGCTAAGCTACCGCCACGGCACCTGGACGATGAACCTAGCTTACCAGCAAAACAGCTTGAATCGGAAGGCTTTTGCTACACGAGGTAATCACCTAGCCCTAACGGCTGAGCTGACGCTAAAGAACGCCTACGCGCTCTCCCCACTCCCTGATGATGCCACGGAGAGCCAGAAGCAGATTCACAATATGCTCAATCCCGAGGAAAGTTTATCCCCCCAACAGGGGCCTCTACTACATCTCTCGATCTATGAGCATGTAGTCGCTCCACTGGGCCGGAGGGTAGCACTACATGGTCGCATCTTCGGCGGGGTCAACTTAGACCTCGGCAAGCCTTGGCTGGAGAGCTTTCACTACGACAGTTACCTCTTCTTGAGTCAGAAGTTTCACCTCGGGGGCTTTGCCAATCTGGGTGTGGACAATCAGACAATCTTCTCAGGGCTACGATACAGAGAGTACCCTGTCAACAATCTCGCAGCACTCTATCTAGGCATCCAGTACACCCCGATCAAGTCTCTCTACATCACGCCACACGTCAGTGTCGGCATGGACATTCAGGCTCCCAATGTGCGGAACAGTGACCTCCTCTATGGAGCAGGCATAGATCTCGACTACGACTCCCTGATAGGTCCTATCAAACTCTCTTTCAGTCGGTCGAACGTCCTCCGTGCCTCACGCTTCTTCTTTAGCCTCGGCTATGCTTTCTGATAGCTGTGTACACCCTGTAAGAGCAGCTACCGACCATGGAACGATGATGAGATCACACCATGAGACATAAAAAGAGGCACCCCGATGGGATGCCTCTTTTTATTTGTTTTGGAGCTAGCGACGTCTGTTACTTAACGCTGGCAGAGAGGGTGCGACGCTCACGGATGCGAGCAGCCTTACCACGTAGGTTGCGTAGATAGTAGAGCTTAGCGCGACGTACCTTACCGTGACGCTCTACGTGGATCTCCTCGATAAAGGGGCTGTTGAACGGGAAGATACGCTCTACGCCCACACCGTCTGAGATCTTGCGTACGGTGAAGCGACGCTGGTCGCCATGACCGCTGATGCGGATGACCGTACCACGAAACTTCTGGATACGCTCCTTGTTACCCTCCTTAATACGGTAGTCCACGACGATCGTGTCACCGGGGGCAAACTTAGGTAGCTGCTTGCCACTCTTAAAGTCTTCTTCGACTAGCTTGATAAAGTCCATAATGCTGTATTACTTTTTTGATTAGCTATGAGCTAAACGCAATATACACAGGCGACTGGTGAGACCTAGATCTAGTGGCTCGGTCTCTCTTCCTGCCAGAGATTACGCAAAGCTGACGGCAAAGGTACAAAAATCTTGGGAACAAACAACTACCTCCACCGAACGAGCACAGGACTGACGCATCATAATCGCTCTGTCAGGAGCTACACATGAGCGATAGGCAAGACATAGATGAGGTCACTATATATAATGTATCCGCCATGGATTAGCTGTTGGCTGTTAGCTATTGGCTGTTAGCTATCGGAACCATCGGAACCATCGGAACCATCGGAGCTATCAGAGTGATCGGATCTCTAATCTCTAACTTCTAATCTCTGCCCTCTAACCTCTAATCCCTATTTACATATCTTTACGGGGAAATTCGTCCGATCCCCTCCTTTCTCGAATATCCACGTGGGGAATCTCAAATCTCCACGTGGATGTTTTTTATTTTCCACGTGGGGGCGTTTTGATTCCTCCGAAGTTTCATTTCATTCTTCCGAAGTTTCATTTCATTCCTCCGAAGAATTTTTTATTCTCCACGTGGGGATTTTGAAATATCCACGTGGAAATCACTTTTCCCCGACACAGCCCCGTATCGATATGTAGTCAGATCTAAATTATTGCAATGAGCCGGCGTTGGATTTTCCCAGCTAGGGCTTACGCATTATGATCGTTCTGTCAGGAGCGACACAGGAGCGACAAGCATGAAGTAGATAAGTGCATTATGTATAATGTGTCAGCCATGGATTGGCTATTGGCTGTTAGCTATTGGGACCATCGGAGCTATCAGAGTGATCGGATCTCTAACTTCTAACCTCTAATTTCTATAATGTATCAGCCATGCGAACGAACACACGTCCCACTCCATGTCTTACCCTAATGGAGACTGTTGCATAAAGGCGAATCGCTGTGTTGCTTTCGGGATTCGGCTTCGGTCACATACGGAGGTATGCTCCCTTCAGACCTCACCCTAAGCGCCTTGCGCTTCATCCTTTCTGCAAAGTCAGGACAATCTTGCTAGCAAGATTGTGAGACTGTTGACTTTGCAACAGTCCCTAATGATGCGACACTATCAAATTATCGTTACCTTTGCATAGTCTCCGCTAATAGATATACCCTATGCGACGTCCTACCATACTGATCCACATTGGTCTGATGATCCTAGCGTCAGTCATCATTGTCGTCCTGGCACTCGTCTGGATGAATCTCTTCACACGCCACGGATCATCTGTCGAGATACCTGACATATATGGCCTCCCTGCAAGCGAGGCGGTGAGCCTTCTAGACAAAGCTGATCTGCGCTACGAGGTGATCGACTCGGTCTACACCACAGAAGTACCCAAGGGGGCGGTCTACGACTTAAGCCCTAAGGCGGGGAGTCGGGTCAAAGCGGGACGTATCATCTTCCTCACGCTCAACGCTTCCTCCCCTCGCAACGCCATCATCCCCTCGCTCGTCGATGTATCCGAGCGACAAGCACGAGCGCGTCTCGTCAGCCTTGGCTTCGAAAACATCACCCCTAGTTACGTAGCGGGGTCCTTTGATAACCTAGTCATGGGCGTGCAGTTACCCTCAGGACAGGCCCTTGCTCCGGGTACCCGCGTACCGCTCGCCACGCCACTCATACTCCTGGTCTCTGTGGCTACTAGTGACAGCATACCGCATGGAGCTTTCACACCTTACGACTCGATCTCGGGAGCGGGTGGATACGTTGCCCCCTCCGACTCGACCACACACTCTCTAGAGCCTGACGAGGATGAGTCCTGGATGTAATCCCGATAGGGAGTCACTTTCCCTCGAGGAGCAGGAGCTAGAGGCTGACCTCATCGCTACCGACGAGGAGGATCAGTGGGTCGCAGGGGCACACGGCGAGGAGCTTTACGAGCATTACCGTGTACAGGTAGATCCCGGGCAGACACCGCTACGCATCGACCGCTTTCTAGTGGATCGTATGCCACACACTTCGCGCCATCGTATACAGCTTGCCGCCAAGGCGGGACTCATCTGGGTGGATGGCGAACCTGTCAAGAGCAACTACAAAGTCAAGCCCCAGGAGACCATCACGATGATGCTGGCGCATCCGAAGCAGGACTGGTCGATCACACCGGAGGATATACCGCTCGACATAGTCTATGAGGACGATCAGCTGCTCGTGGTCAACAAGCCCGCAGGCATGGTTGTACACCCTGGTCACGGCAACTACAGTGGCACACTCGTCCACGCGCTTGCTTACTACTTACGCAACGACCCGCTCTATGATCCGAACGATGCTTCCGTAGGTCTGGTGCACCGCATTGACAAAGATACCAGCGGGCTACTCCTCGTGGCGAAGCGTACGGAGGCTAAGATACGACTGGCGAGACAGTTCTTCCTCAAAACTACGGGACGACGCTACCAAGCACTCGTCTGGGGCAAGCTTGACCAACCGCAGGGGACGATCGAGGGCAATATAGCCCGTGATCCACGAGACCGGACCCGCATGACCGTCTACCCCCCAACGAGTGAGATAGGCAAGCCGGCCGTGACGCACTACACGCAGCTGGAGCGACTGGGCTTTGTGACGCTCATAGCGTGTGAACTGGAGACGGGGCGCACCCACCAAATACGTGCTCACATGAAGTCTATCGACCACCCGCTCTTTGGCGATGAGCGCTATGGCGGTGACCAGATCCTGTGGGGGCAGCGCACCAGCTCCTACCAGCAGTTTGTCAATAACTGTCTCAAGATCTGTCCCCGCCAAGCATTGCACGCTGAGACACTCGCCTTCGACCACCCCGTGACGGGTGAGCGGATGCACTTCTCGGCACCACTGCCCGACGATATGAGCCAGCTCATAGACAAGTGGAGACGCTATGTAGCACCGCTCGAACTCTCTAACTAAAAGAACCATTGCAATATCCCATCATACCTTATGGACAAACCCAATATTGCGATCATCTGTGGCGGATACTCTGGCGAGGCGGAGGTCTCGCAGCGTAGTGCCCAGACGATCCTCAAGCAGATTGATCAAACCCTCTTCACTCCCTATCTAGTCACCATCACGGCCGACGCGTGGAGCGTGACAGACGCTGAGGGGAAGGCGGGAACGATAGATCGTGCACTGGTCGCACGCTTTGGCGCAACCGAAGTGACCTTCGCACTAGCTTACATTACCATCCACGGCACCCCTGGAGAGAATGGTCTCCTACAGGGTTACCTAGACATGCTCGGCATCCCCTACACTACAGGTGGTGTGCTCTGCGAGGCTTTGACCTTTAATAAGGAGGCGTGCAACGCTTACCTAGCGCATCACGGCTTGCGCATCGCTCGCTCCCACTGCCTCCGCAATCACACCCAACAGCTCTCACCCGAAGAGCAACAGTTGATCGAGTCTCGTCTGCGCCTACCGCTTTTTGTCAAGCCCAACACCGGAGGCTCCAGCATCGCTACAACGCGCATTGACCAGTGGGAGCAGCTGCCATCAGCCGTGGCGGACGCTTACACCGCAGCACCCGACGTCCTCGTCGAGGAGTGCATCGTCGGCACCGAGGTGACCTGCGGATGCGTGATCCTACCCGACGACTCTTTTGCCCTACCTGTCACAGAGGTGGTGGCACACGACACTTTCTTCGACTATGACGCTAAGTACTACGGCAAGAGCGATGAGATAACCCCCGCACGCATCTCGCCAGAGCTGACACAGCGCGTACAGGAGACCTCGCTGACGATCGCCCACCTACTAGACTGCTACGGCTTCGTACGTATAGACTACATCATCGAGGCGGACGGCATCCCCACGCTTCTAGAGGTCAACACGACCCCGGGCATGACGGAGGCCAGCTTCATCCCGCAGCAGGTACATGCAGCTGGCCTACAGCTGAGCGACCTCATCACACGTATCATCAAGAGCAAACTATCATGACCACACACACAGCCCCACAGCCGTACGAGTACGACTCTATACGTCCCTACCTCGACGAGGAGGTGCCAGCTGTCGTTGCCCAGCTAGCCAACCAACCTGAGCTACGTCACGTTCTATCGGCACTGCTCTCTGAGGAGGAGACGACTGCG
The sequence above is a segment of the Porphyromonas vaginalis genome. Coding sequences within it:
- a CDS encoding patatin-like phospholipase family protein; its protein translation is MISRIYTKQSSILLTSLILCIIALCTPTTMQGQQSDHVCDSTQMRCGLVLSGGGAKGLAHIALLELIDSLQIQVDYLSGTSMGAVVGGLYATGYSAAEIKEMVRQEDWGRVLSNRLPYDKVDMCEKEDYGTYTLEFPIRRGVPKIPSSLIEGQYLMEVLMRYTFPVRHIKEYNQMPIPLQLVASDAGSGGAYVMTSGSLPLSIRASLAIPAVFAPAIVDGKLLVDGGLDRNFPVEEVRAMGATFVIGSYTGARLRNAEELEHSSIGVIQQSYALLTKKEVERQVSQVDVMLDFSQALRDYTSADFSQRDRIIALAEAEAHKLLPQLIALKAQQVAQGINYQKRQLVTVSIPIQQVKITDQWGAPLEQAETEFIRSVIGEDLSLLDSVDLLQQRIDMLMGYNRYAQVYYTYESDSTATGSNEVNTLHFFVKKKPQALLRVGAYYDPYESANIILNTSLRDLLLSNSHLSAKLAISQYPKLRASYYKWFDDSYSYWVSPYISLRLDRNDDLHLRYLSQIENHTEATFYQGSIATGLKMGYALSPQSEITLGVQYGLMYLWQPQTPFAHETTGAAQAANLEPIPFNYFNQLMQANKRPKLSYRHGTWTMNLAYQQNSLNRKAFATRGNHLALTAELTLKNAYALSPLPDDATESQKQIHNMLNPEESLSPQQGPLLHLSIYEHVVAPLGRRVALHGRIFGGVNLDLGKPWLESFHYDSYLFLSQKFHLGGFANLGVDNQTIFSGLRYREYPVNNLAALYLGIQYTPIKSLYITPHVSVGMDIQAPNVRNSDLLYGAGIDLDYDSLIGPIKLSFSRSNVLRASRFFFSLGYAF
- the rplS gene encoding 50S ribosomal protein L19, with translation MDFIKLVEEDFKSGKQLPKFAPGDTIVVDYRIKEGNKERIQKFRGTVIRISGHGDQRRFTVRKISDGVGVERIFPFNSPFIEEIHVERHGKVRRAKLYYLRNLRGKAARIRERRTLSASVK
- a CDS encoding D-alanine--D-alanine ligase family protein — protein: MDKPNIAIICGGYSGEAEVSQRSAQTILKQIDQTLFTPYLVTITADAWSVTDAEGKAGTIDRALVARFGATEVTFALAYITIHGTPGENGLLQGYLDMLGIPYTTGGVLCEALTFNKEACNAYLAHHGLRIARSHCLRNHTQQLSPEEQQLIESRLRLPLFVKPNTGGSSIATTRIDQWEQLPSAVADAYTAAPDVLVEECIVGTEVTCGCVILPDDSFALPVTEVVAHDTFFDYDAKYYGKSDEITPARISPELTQRVQETSLTIAHLLDCYGFVRIDYIIEADGIPTLLEVNTTPGMTEASFIPQQVHAAGLQLSDLITRIIKSKLS
- a CDS encoding RluA family pseudouridine synthase codes for the protein MSPGCNPDRESLSLEEQELEADLIATDEEDQWVAGAHGEELYEHYRVQVDPGQTPLRIDRFLVDRMPHTSRHRIQLAAKAGLIWVDGEPVKSNYKVKPQETITMMLAHPKQDWSITPEDIPLDIVYEDDQLLVVNKPAGMVVHPGHGNYSGTLVHALAYYLRNDPLYDPNDASVGLVHRIDKDTSGLLLVAKRTEAKIRLARQFFLKTTGRRYQALVWGKLDQPQGTIEGNIARDPRDRTRMTVYPPTSEIGKPAVTHYTQLERLGFVTLIACELETGRTHQIRAHMKSIDHPLFGDERYGGDQILWGQRTSSYQQFVNNCLKICPRQALHAETLAFDHPVTGERMHFSAPLPDDMSQLIDKWRRYVAPLELSN
- a CDS encoding PASTA domain-containing protein, with amino-acid sequence MRRPTILIHIGLMILASVIIVVLALVWMNLFTRHGSSVEIPDIYGLPASEAVSLLDKADLRYEVIDSVYTTEVPKGAVYDLSPKAGSRVKAGRIIFLTLNASSPRNAIIPSLVDVSERQARARLVSLGFENITPSYVAGSFDNLVMGVQLPSGQALAPGTRVPLATPLILLVSVATSDSIPHGAFTPYDSISGAGGYVAPSDSTTHSLEPDEDESWM
- a CDS encoding U32 family peptidase; translation: MNERAERIETTDSIIKRELVTLPEELRDPSRYEVMAPVGSYESLSAAIRAGANSIYFGIEALNMRAKSAYNFTTDDLYRIVETCRRSGVKSYLTVNTIIYDEDLTLLREILYHAQQAQITAVIAADVATLMEAHRLGLEVHLSTQLNISNWEALRFYAQFADVVVLARELNLDQVAEIRRKIAEEHIVGPSGRLVEIEMFAHGALCMAVSGKCYLSLHHQDTSANRGSCAQICRRGYRVYDDRQGVELEVTHPNIMSPKDLKTIHFINKMMLAGVTVFKIEGRARGPEYVSTVVQCYREAIDAVCAGTYDEARIVQWDERLREVFNRGFWDGYYLGQRLGEWTPFAGSSAVREKEYVAHIVKYFSKIGVAEIEVESGELALDDRILIIGPTTGVVDMTLSEMRYELEPVSRATKGQRISIPVPRKVRANDRLYLFRERTEVQHFRG